Proteins encoded within one genomic window of Bos indicus isolate NIAB-ARS_2022 breed Sahiwal x Tharparkar chromosome 23, NIAB-ARS_B.indTharparkar_mat_pri_1.0, whole genome shotgun sequence:
- the LOC109577296 gene encoding prolactin isoform X2 produces MDSKGSSQKGSRLLLLLVVSNLLLCQGVVSTPVCPNGPGNCQVSLRDLFDRAVMVSHYIHDLSSEMFNEFDKRYAQGKGFITMALNSCHTSSLPTPEDKEQAQQTHHEVLMSLILGLLRSWNDPLYHLVTEVRGMKGAPDAILSRAIEIEEENKRLLEGMEMIFGQVIPGAKETEPYPVWSGLPSLQTKDEDARYSAFYNLLHCLRRDSSKIDTYLKLLNCRIIYNNNC; encoded by the exons ATGGACAGCAAAGGTTCGTCGCAGAAAG GGTCccgcctgctcctgctgctggtgGTGTCAAATCTACTCTTGTGCCAGGGTGTGGTCTCCACCCCCGTCTGTCCCAATGGGCCTGGCAACTGCCAGGTATCCCTTCGAGACCTGTTTGACCGGGCAGTCATGGTGTCCCACTACATCCATGACCTCTCCTCGGAAATGTTCAACGAATTT GATAAACGGTATGCCCAGGGCAAAGGGTTCATTACCATGGCCCTCAACAGCTGCCATACCTCCTCCCTTCCTACCCCTGAAGATAAAGAACAAGCCCAACAGACCCAC CATGAAGTCCTTATGAGCTTGATTCTTGGGTTGCTGCGCTCCTGGAATGACCCTCTGTATCACCTAGTCACCGAGGTACGGGGTATGAAAGGAGCCCCAGATGCTATCCTATCGAGGGCCATAGAGATTGAGGAAGAAAACAAACGACTTCTGGAAGGCATGGAGATGATATTTGGCCAG GTAATTCCTGGAGCCAAAGAGACTGAGCCCTACCCTGTGTGGTCAGGACTCCCGTCCCTGCAAACTAAGGATGAAGATGCACGTTATTCCGCTTTTTATAACCTGCTCCACTGCCTGCGCAGGGATTCAAGCAAGATTGACACTTACCTTAagctcctgaattgcagaatCATCTACAACAACAACTGCTAA
- the LOC109577296 gene encoding prolactin isoform X1: MDSKGSSQKAGSRLLLLLVVSNLLLCQGVVSTPVCPNGPGNCQVSLRDLFDRAVMVSHYIHDLSSEMFNEFDKRYAQGKGFITMALNSCHTSSLPTPEDKEQAQQTHHEVLMSLILGLLRSWNDPLYHLVTEVRGMKGAPDAILSRAIEIEEENKRLLEGMEMIFGQVIPGAKETEPYPVWSGLPSLQTKDEDARYSAFYNLLHCLRRDSSKIDTYLKLLNCRIIYNNNC, from the exons ATGGACAGCAAAGGTTCGTCGCAGAAAG CAGGGTCccgcctgctcctgctgctggtgGTGTCAAATCTACTCTTGTGCCAGGGTGTGGTCTCCACCCCCGTCTGTCCCAATGGGCCTGGCAACTGCCAGGTATCCCTTCGAGACCTGTTTGACCGGGCAGTCATGGTGTCCCACTACATCCATGACCTCTCCTCGGAAATGTTCAACGAATTT GATAAACGGTATGCCCAGGGCAAAGGGTTCATTACCATGGCCCTCAACAGCTGCCATACCTCCTCCCTTCCTACCCCTGAAGATAAAGAACAAGCCCAACAGACCCAC CATGAAGTCCTTATGAGCTTGATTCTTGGGTTGCTGCGCTCCTGGAATGACCCTCTGTATCACCTAGTCACCGAGGTACGGGGTATGAAAGGAGCCCCAGATGCTATCCTATCGAGGGCCATAGAGATTGAGGAAGAAAACAAACGACTTCTGGAAGGCATGGAGATGATATTTGGCCAG GTAATTCCTGGAGCCAAAGAGACTGAGCCCTACCCTGTGTGGTCAGGACTCCCGTCCCTGCAAACTAAGGATGAAGATGCACGTTATTCCGCTTTTTATAACCTGCTCCACTGCCTGCGCAGGGATTCAAGCAAGATTGACACTTACCTTAagctcctgaattgcagaatCATCTACAACAACAACTGCTAA